Genomic segment of Arachis hypogaea cultivar Tifrunner chromosome 11, arahy.Tifrunner.gnm2.J5K5, whole genome shotgun sequence:
TGAGGATTGGATTTTGATGGAACGCTTAGACACTGTTAGGATTTTTTTCTATAGAGACAGAGAAAGAACAGAATATTTCATGGCCTCACTTTTAGGAAGTACAATAAAATACAAGAATTTTCTGTCTTGGAGGATAAATTTTGTAAATTTGAATAGTAAAACTCAGCTTGTAAACTTTTAAGAATTCAGTGGTAATGTCGTAAGCTCAATTTGGGGACAAAAGGAATAGAACGTGATGTAATAGAAATTATTGAATGAGGTAATAATTAATAAGTGTTCTGTTGTATTGTTTTAGTGTTAGAGATTAAGTGGAGAGTTACTAACTCAATGTTGTGTGGAAATACAATGAAATGGGATAGTAAGACTCAGGTTCTGTTTCGGTGCTATTATTGCATTCGGCTCAAATTGAAGgataagaaaatgaaaactagAATGGGATAGAATGGTGTGGATTCACTTTCATATGTATGTCCTTCTTTCTTCATCAGTTTCATATGCAGACTTGAGATTTGCTCGCAACATTTTGGGCTTGAAAcacattgtatttttttaatttgtgtgttTCGCCTTGTAGATGCTTATTTTGGTCCTGGAACAGTGCATAACATCAAATGCCATCTAAATAATGCAGAGTCCAAGGCAATGAAAAGagccaacttcttctttttcatgtgATTGGTTATTTGGATATTATGGGTTTGATTGTGTAAATGTGTAACTATGATGACAGGGTGAAGTGGATGCTGTTTTTGTTAATGCTATACTAGCTATGTGGGGTTCAGCAACGGAATCTTGAGGCAAGTTCTAGCTGTGTGATCCCCCAAGAAGTCAGTGCTCACCGCCTCACCCACCCATGCTCTACCATCATCTTCTAACTGCTTCTCACTGCTCACCCAGCACTACCAGCGTCTGCTGTCTTTGCCACCACTCCTCTGTTTTGCAGCTTCTGAGCCGAGAACTCCATCGCTGCTTTGATGATTATAGCTGGCCCTGAAAGTGGAAAGGTGTTTTACCTCCTAAGGAACTCACAATCAGCACTTTTCATTCATTTTCCCTACAGCTGTGTCGTTTACATGCAGAAAAGTATGTTACCCTGAATTTGATGGACTGATGGAGATTTCTCTCACTTACTGGAACTAGAGTTGATTTTTCTTTCTATCTGAATGGCAATTATTGCAGCTGTCTTTATTCATAATACATCCATGATTTTGCTAGAGAAAGGAGAGGAAGAAGTAGAACATAAGAATTAAAAACTAACGAAAACATATTAAAAAGTTACATGGCACTTCAGATTTTACTATGTTGCTCAAGTAATTCCTAAATTTATATTGCAGGATAGGTCGTACATCTGAATTCTTAATATATGGGCAGGGACAACAACGAAATGCAGTCATTGAGGCCATTCGATTATTAGAAAATGGAAACAATAGGTCAAAAGATGGTGCATCATTGGTTGGTGAAGAGTCCAAAGGCGTAGTAACACCCAAACAGTTCAAGgataaggcaaagaaatggcaaaaGTTTGTGACTCAGGTTTGTGGTTCTTTTTATAATTCTATTATTCATTAGTATAATCTGCCTTGTACAAAGAAGTCTGTCAAAAAACTTGATAGTTCTTGACCTGGGACATTTTATCCTACATATGGTTAAAGAGCTGGAAGGTTCAACTGTTTGGTTCTATTACATGATTAGGCTTTAACTTTTAAAACTGTCCTTTACAAGGCCACATTAATTTTTTCACTGAACGAATAAGGGTCttcctttttgaaaaaaaaaattcttttcttatGCTGCTGATATGttaatttgttaaattttggcATGGTCATATGTAATACAACATTTCAGGCCAAAGCCTCGGGAAGAACTTCTGCTGATTATTGCGAATTGGGCAATGAGATAGGCGTAAGCTAATAAGAAATTTTTTTCCCAACAGTTGCATGCACACACAGACACAGACCCTTGTTCTACTTTAGCAACTCTAATTCTTTGCCCTGGATTTTAATCAGGCTGAAATTCTTGTGCATTACAATAGCATATTAAAATCTTGTAATACTCTGGATTATCATGACTTAATCAGCTGTTCAGTGAAGCTCCTCACTGATTTTCCTGAAGGTAAGTCTTTTCTGAAACACACAATTAACTAAAATGGAGAAGCAATAATTAGAGGACATGTACTGCGTTTGTATCACTGCTGCAGGCCATGCAATTGCTGCAGCTGCAATTGTCTTCCCTCTATCAATTAaaatggaggaggaggaggaggagctaTTTCAGATCAAAGTGCTATAAATGGAGGAGGAGGAGCTGTTTCAGTTGCTCTTGTCTTCAATCAAAATGCTGCCAAGGTAGAGACGAATTCGGAAACTGCTGCATTCTCCCAAAATTCTGCACTTGTTCTTGCCCCAGTTGTCCGAGTGTATGCCCTTGTTACTGTTGTACAAAGTCCTTTTGGAGAAGTGCTTTCTGCTGTTTTTGTTGTTAgtatttcaaattatattatattacttgCTCATAgtatttcaaattatattatattacttgCTCAATTTGCAATTCTGATATAGTTAGAGTATAAATAATTATGATTGCTAAAATTTAGTGTTCAATTATTTTAATGCCTTTGTCAAGTTTGTCAATCTTGCTGATTAGTATCTGTCTTTTGCTTCACTCCTTATCATGCTTTCAAATTAAGGAATCAAGTTGCATaggcttctattttattttctctattttcagTTTCTATTTGGTGCAAAAGTGCATGGGGTTGCTCTGTAATTTGTACATTTGTTTTCTGCAATTGATTTTACACTGCCACGTACTTAGAATTCATGACTTTGATTTAAGAACCCTTGTGGTTTGGTACAAAATGGCACATTTCTTTATGCTAAgtgttcttttattttgttttcagatAGATAGCAATGAATATATTTGGTGGAAGGCTAATGCTAGAGAGACAAAGGAAGAACTAATTGATAGAGAGCCTAAGTTCCTGGATTAGTATATTTCTGTTTAAGAACACTTTTTGTTGTTAATTGTTTACAATTATATAAACAGCAGTGTGTTATAGATGTGCTAAGGAATAACTCTATTCATTTTGTAGAAGCTAAtttaattttacttatttttttcattttaatataaGATGTATGAGTATTCAAAATTATAATCATTCTAATACTTTtggttcattataaatatatttattatttgaagaatattatatagtattattgtgtatttatttttattttatatttgactaatttgattaaaaatgcatgattatatatataattatattactaaatattaggttatagaaaaaaattattagaatatatatatatatatatatagaaaattaaaaaaaaccatgagggacctaaggctacacttatatagagtagctatatggtatacaatgtggctacgctttacaggtgatgcagtagcgttgaaaagcgtagcctattctggtaaaaatggaagctgaaaagcgtagcctttggtcttggacagcatcacttgaaaagcgtacccTATTCctaaacgccaaaagcgtagcccttggtgcagaaaagcgtagcctttgagaataggcaacggccgaataggaatcaccccagaaagcgtagccgtagcccaaaaagcatagttgtagcctaaggcatcatttttttccacttttggctacacttttcaagtgtatctgaatgggtatttttcttgtagtgttaattaataaccctgaccctactaagaactccccaattcttaccccttTTCTCTCCCtccccccttcagatggaagcatgagtacccttccgtagttcgctgatgaccgttcgtaAGGAGGAtttcgctctaggtagtcttatgagtctagggtgaatctcgtcctctgtttatatgtatatattgtgagaccagccaacgtctgcaccccgtttgtatgcGAACTTTatcctaaatcctgtgtacgagactcctgttatgtGGCTACGTGATGAAGTACCAGTAAGACATCATATGACAAcgtatgatcgtgcagaggagtagtagatgatattccaccttttgatgacattcGACCTGActcgagttttgaagacctaaaaTATACTTTCCCTCGCtgtagtagtttagagggactaggtgagtatagagtctaggctagcctgggcgccagcttagggacttcttgaacagatcagggcctgggatgttgtatgtatatatatatatatatatatatatatatgtatatagttattatctagctatatctagcgGTGttttaactaaaagtctatactctaataaaggttggatcactgaatgttgtcaactgcttgagatgtatttatgtgtggttgtttacacttgttttatctattattattgtgAATTGATcatgaatgattccgtctattaatacaaacatttttttttaaaaaaagtacctcacaaattaactacgtttttaacaacgaatcaggctcatatgataaataatagataataattaggaagacaaattggtagcgctcaattttcggtatgatctagacatattgaaaattggatcGTTacatacctcactatagagggagaatcatatccaacatatatccctaattttctttgggtcccattttggtgcaagAAGGTGGTGCAataggaacatatatcgcacacccgaatattcttaaatgggaaacatttggctgctggtcaaaagctaattgtataggagagaactgatggtaacttgttggctTGAAACGAATGAGTGCTGtgacatgtaaaatagcatgcccccaaaccgaggttgaaagatttgttctcataagtgagggtctagcaattaattggaggcgtttaataagtgattctgctaacccattttgtgtgtgaacatgagctactggatgttcaacgcaTATActgttagccatacaataagcatcaaatgctTGGGAGTAAATTCACCAGTATTATCAAGACAAATTGCTTTGATTGAATTATCCGGAAATTGTGTTTtgaatcgaataatttgagcaagtaatctcgcaaacactaggttgcgagaagacactaagcacacatgtgaccatcttaaagatgcgtctattaggatcataaaatatctaaaagattcacatggtggatgaataggtccacatatatcgccttgaatcctttctaggaatctaagagactcaaatccaatctttactggtgatggctttaaaattagctttccttgagaacatgcagcacaacaaaattcactggatttaagaatcttctgattCTTTAGTGAAtatccatgagagttttcaataactCTCTGCATCATGGTTGTTCGCGGAAGATCCAATcaatcatgccaagttatgaattcatttgggatagtaaacttctggtttacaatgacaTGTGATTTGATTGCACTAATTTTAATGTAATATAACCCatatgaaagtgagggtaacttttctaatataaaatttttatttaaatcatgagttgtgatatatgagtactcatgattttcctcattcatcgTTTCAATATGATATTCATTTCGCCGAATATATTTAAAACTTAACAAGTTCCTTAGAAACTCcatagacaatagtgcattatttattataaattttgtttttctgaaaaacaaaattatagttctttcggagccttctatcacattgcccaagtcaataatagtattaacatattcttcttttggtataagatgtgtaaaatatatattacttttgagaatggtataCGAACCTGCACTATTCGCAAGGcaaacatcttcattatatatctttgtcattttcttcaaagataaataataataataaaatgagtaaaagtaTATACACAGTAAATTATTTTcttgattaaaattatttttctaaaaagtaCTGTACATAgcatcatataaaaaaattattattattattattttagaacttgacacatttattaattttaaaatttataaacataaatattttattaaacattatttatataaatcacacttaaaattcaaatatataggaataaaatttaaaagttttttttacattatttatttaaataagtattgaaCCCAAATATCAAACTttttcatcattgatcaaatgaccaatattttttTCAGGATCTTCAAATAAATCAGATACGTCATAATGAGTGTGTAATTTTCAGTAATATCTTTTGAAACAAAATTCGTCTCATTTCTTTTGTCGTCTTTTTCCAAGGATGCTtcataaagatcaactaggtgcctcgGGGTACGACAGGCAcgcgaccaatggccctttcgaTCACAACGAAAATATTTAtcatctgttgatttattttacccattatttctttatttatcccacttctggtgagattctTTCTtgtaaacataattttttttccttccataatttttgtcattaccaaaaccttgccatttacctcttctggggttatgatttgccgcatttgctttAGGAAATGGGGTGGCACTAGTtgagcgcgcttcatgatttcttaaaagtaattcattgttacattcagcaacaagaaagtaagaaattagctcagaatattttttaaattctttttctcgatactgctgctacaggagcacattcgagacatagaagattgagaaagttttctctaacatgtcattatcagttatctttcccccacataatttcatttgtGAGGTAATTCGGAACATTGCTGAAttgtattcatttatggatttaaaatcttgtagacgCAAGTGCATCCCCTCATATCGGACTTGAgaaagtatcaccgtcttttgatgattatacctttcttcaagatttttccacagatctgcaggatcttttagtgtgagatatttatttttaaatccttcgtcaagatgacgacgaatgaatatcatggctttggctttatccttctgggatgcattattttcagtctTAATGGTATCTCTAAGAtctattgaatcaagatggatttcagcatctagtatctaTGATAAGTAGTTGCTtctagatatatcaagagcattaaattcaagatgagagaacttcaacataataaaaatttattacctgagtcttcctaaattttgatcagagtctcatactgataacgtgttgtaaaataaataaataaaaaatatatactaaatataaaataaagatgtataaataaaagactttagtattaatattcactaatataattaacttaatataataaaaataattcgtatatttatttaatagatacagtaatataaaaagaaaaagaagaatattaGCAGTATATAAAAAGACTTAGTCTCCTATTTATATAcatacaaaaaatttatattttcaaatttctttaatACTTTTCATTCTTGAGAACATAAGCCTTTCACAGTAAATGAGCATCTACATGCTCATTCTGATCAtaacaaaatcaaatcattttcacaCAAATTTTTCAGAAAATAATAGAAGTACCAAAATAAAGAAAGTTAGTTTAAAAAtgaaactatttatttattttctttaaactACAAGCAATATTAAATTTTTCGTATAAACGATTGCCGTTTTTGTGACATTTGATTtcaacaattattttattttccatgagAAATTGGCATTTTTATTGTTAATCCATATTAAATTTGAGATATTTCTTCAGAAAAGGTTTAGTTATTTATAAGAAAtataatttaactaaataaagcaataaaaacttATTAACATTTTGTGATTtgcccaaaaaaataaaaataaaaatttcatttgattaaataaagaaagaaaatcatatgattaaattatagaATTAAAATGATGGCTTTAGATTGATATTGATAATATTTCTGTTTCTATTGGAATGATGTCGGGTTCCCTGGTATCTATTAACCGATCCGGATATGGATCCGGAGACATAAACCCTAACCCCAATCTCACGTGACACACGTGACTACGAAAACAGTAGTAAGATAGCGCCGCAAAGGTGCAATCACACTATCGTCACTGAAATACAAATTCTTTTTCCTACCCCGTCCGATTGAACGCCACGTCATCGATCCTCGTGAATTTGCACTTCAACGGTTCAGATCAGTGTTGCAGAGCTACTGGGGAAACGAAGCTAGACGCTGTAGCTCTTGTTTCCATCCTCCATTTTCTCGTGTGTTTGATTTTCGATCGATTTTCATTTTTCCCTCCTAATTCCCTCTTTAtttaaaaacaagaaaatttttatttcattttattttttttcttgagaAAATTGTTGTTAAGCTTTTTCGCTGTTTGAAGATGAAGGCCACTGAGGAATTCAAGGAGCAAGTGGAGGAAAACGAGGTCACCTCTTTCAGTAAGGAGGAAGAGTATGAAGAAGAATACgactctgaagaagaagtagaagacgCAGACGACGATGAAGACGACGACGATGACGAAGACGAAGACGATGAAGATGAAGACAACGATAATGACGAtgatgacgacgacgacgacgacgaggaTGCTCCTGACGTCGGCGACGAGGACGAcgaagatgacgacgaaggagaaggaggaggtgaCGGCCAGCGCGGTGGTGATCCTGACGACGATGACGACAACGACGACGACGATGATGACGAAgagcaagaggaagaagaggtaaTTCACTAAGATTTACTTAATTAAACAGTTACAGTTTGGTAGTCTTGGTTAATCTCTGTTCTGTATTGTTTATTATCTTTCACTTCACAAATTTCACtagatttgtttaatttttgcttaTTTGTGGACTAATTATTGTGTCGGTAGGTGTTTTAAGTAGGATTTCAGTTTCAGAATTAGGTGAAAATTCAGTAATCATCACTGTTAGTCCCAGctgaagagaaaagagagaattaGTGCTGAGTTATTTAGATCTTAGTTCATCTGGATCTTCTCAATTAGTCTTTATTAACTTGATATCTCAATTTTAAATTTACTTGAGGATCGTTGTTGAAAGAAAATTGGATAATATAGTTCACTAATTTACATCTATTTGATCCTGCTTTTGGTATGTGTTTCTCTGTACTTGAATTACTCTGACCCTTAGTTTTTTATAGGAGGATTTGGGAACAGAGTACCTTGTTCGTCCTGTAGGAAACGCTGAGGAGGAAGAAGCGTCTAGTGATTTTGAACCAAAGGAGAATGGTGAGGAGGAAGATGAAGGTGATGAGgaagttgatgatgatgatgatgatgatggtgacaagAAAGGTGAGGCTCCATCAAAACGAAAGAGGTCAGATAAAGATgattcagatgatgatgatgatgatgacgacgatgaTGATGGAGGTAAAGATGATGAGAGACCTTCCAAGCGATAGGGTTTGGCCATTTGGGTCCAACATATTCTCTAAAAACAAGTCAACCATAGTTCAAACTTTCAGCCTCTATCCTTTAAACACATATATCACAGAGGATAAGTAGGTTTTTAATGTTTTACGCCtttgtttattgctggttttgTAATTCTATGGTGCAGCTTTATTACTTGTTAGGTTTTCCTATTTTCGTCAATAGTGGGTTCTTCCGGAGTCTTTTGAGCAGCTTATGTAAACGTGGTAGAACAAGTTTTTGCAGACTTTGATTTGATCGTTTAAAGTGCTTTGTAGGTTGTTAGATCTTGTGCATTATAATAATGACTGATTCCTTGATATTATTGGTGGATCGGTGGTTATCTGCGTATGACTTTTGTGTTTGTTGGGCCTATGAATGCTGGATCAACAAGTCTTTTATTAAACTGGGAAAGTGAATTCCGTTTTTCTCTGGGTCTTGTATTGGATCTACTGTCAAGGAAAATTATGTCTGCGGGAAATATGTTGGAGATGTTTGAATTTCACAACTGGTTTGTGTTAGTACCGGATTTGGCTTGAGGTGCGGAAGGCATAACCCCGTTGAACTTTAATAACTGTGATGGAACTTGAATCAATTGTCTTGTTTGAAAACTTTAAAGTGTACGGCTATATTGGTGTTTCGGTAATTTtcaattgttgattttaattataaaagaaatatataatatatataattaagattaatggTTAAAATTTATGAAAACACTAGAATATCAGTATGTTTGAAAGTTTTCTGTCTTGTTTAGGAATGGATCTGCATAATATAAATCTTTTTTTAGATGTATCTGGTCTTATTTAAGTGTTTTATTTGCTGTCCTAGTAATTACCAATTTAGCTCGTTGCTACATCCAAAGTGCTAAATAAAGCAAAATGCGTGATATCAATTGTTAATTTGGTTGATATGTGATTTAAGGAAAAAGTGTCCCTTTTGTTTCTATATTTGATAAGTCCTTCTTTTTAGATTCCTTTTTCGTCACTTTTTTAGTTATACACAAATTGAAAAGAATGGATTTGGTAAATTTTATTTCAGGACAGCTACggaattctaattattttttccgTGAGAAGGACAGCTGGAGATGATGAACAAGATGATGCTAGGCAGAGATATCCATCATTTTTggtaaagaaaaagaagcaaattaCAAAACTCTCACTAGGCGGAGTAATGGATCCCCCCATAGTCATCATCAATAATGCATCTTAGTTCTATGGGAGGGTGTCTAAGAAATGAAACCCGAGTTCTATTTGTACTCTTCTTAGCTATCCAATCTGCAGCTTTGTTCCCTTCTCTAAAAACATGCTTGAAAACTACCTATCATTCTTTTGGAGCTTCTCTAATGCATCTGAACGTGGGGATGGTATGCCTCTCTAGTTTATCTCGAGTTTAACATCTCAAAAATCGATCTGAGTCTGTTTCCACTTTCCACAATAATTTTCTTTATCCGCAGTTTCCATCCTGTATTGAGCCCATACAAGACTCCCCATGCTTCTGCTTGAAAAGTTGAACGAATTTCCAAGTTCACCTCAAATCCAACTATCCATCGTCCGAGATCATTCCTCAAAATACCCCCCCCAGCCTGCTCTTCCGAGATTCCCTAATGAGGCACCATCCTCGTCAATGGATAATCGTAAACCTAGCATGCATTTTCCTTTGTGTTGGGGTTTGAAGATTTCCTTGTTGAGCCACTTCCACAACCACCAGCATGTGACAACAAACTGAGTTATCCACTTGTGTTGGATATTGGTACCCAGCTCTGCTGTCAAGTTCCAGCGCAGCTAAGCATATTGTTGGATCTTGGGTTGAGGAGCAGAGATATCcattatgaagcttgggaaaatgTTTGGGCCTCAGTGCCTGAAAAGTTTGTGTGAGCTTAGTagcagaaagaaaaaaagaatcagAATAATCACTTGTGGCTTGTGAGCACAGGAAGTTAagtaatagtaaaataaatgttgggGCCCATGAATTATTTATCATAATGCGTGATTTTTACCTGAATATATGTTGCCAAATCCCCGAATCACAAAAGTACAGAAGAAGCAATGCAATGTGGTGATTGGAATTGGGATTGCAAAAGTGAGTGGGTTAGGTGTGTGACTCGTGAGGAATCAGACCGGAGGCAGGACGGTGAAGAAACAGAAAGAATGGGGGAAAAAATGTTAATTGAATAAATGTCTAATTCAGTAATTCTGCATCAGTGTCGGTGACCGCGTTTGGACGTGCCCTTTGTTCCATTTTGGTTGACATCACCCACTCTATGCTCGCCATTTGGAAGGTTCATACTTGTAGTGGCACCGTAGGATAGATCTTGTAAAATGAAATTACTAAACTAGCCTTCCCCATACAGTCCATATTAACCAATTCGTGACAGTCCAAAATAATACTATTACTACCGCATAACATAAGtcaattaatttgaattaaattgagTTGTCGGTCGTAATTTCAGAGTGAAGAACATTACAAAAGTCAGTGAGTCAgtcaaatattcttattttaggaaaatacgaagttaataattttagtaaaagataaaattaataaattacaatttaaatgtaatataaatataaaaaatcattttatattttttattaaagttttgTTAATCAGATCTTTAATATTAATGAGTGGCTTAAGacttcttttatgttattttgttttattttattttatgatattgTTCGGTGCTGCCATTAAATCTCTTCATCCCATGAGTCATCACCGCGTTATTATCTTATCCGTCCCTGAACAAAAGGCCTTCACAGTACACCTTAAACTGCAGCTCCTGCAGCTCGTGATTAATGTAGATGTAGTTAAGagttttaattctttttctttttttaaatattacgcTACTTAATGaaatttagatcctctaaattttaaatttgtactttagaaggtaaagtgtgatcttctatccttaaataatttttttctcgtatttattttttattccacctataaaataaatgataaaagatcacactttattttttaaagtgaaattcaaattttaaaaaatctaaatcctATTTAATGtattaactaatttatttatagttaattagatatttatatatttatatgtgttgttttatatatttttaatggatattttatattttacaaataaaataatgaatCAGTGGGTGATTatttacaaatataaataaataattgctcattttttatgcttaaaatgaaaataaaatgtagGGAGCCAGAGAAATTAAATCATTCGGATGAAATgccattttcatattttaaaagaggcaaatattatttattaaattaaatattaaataaactcCATCCAGAGAGTACCCGTTAATTGTTTATTGAGCTTCTCCGAGACTCAGAAAGAGAAACTAATAAGAGTGAGTTCCAATCAAACCCACTCACACTCACGCAGACACActcacacactcacacacactcatttcattcttctttctgtTCAGTAATCACCAACCCAACCTAACCACCAGTTTCCTCGTTCGGAAAACTCGCATTTCAAATTTGAACAGAGCTAAGGCTCGCATACTTCGTTCTCCGCACAGATCTGGTGGTGGATCAGCGTCAC
This window contains:
- the LOC112723195 gene encoding uncharacterized protein codes for the protein MKATEEFKEQVEENEVTSFSKEEEYEEEYDSEEEVEDADDDEDDDDDEDEDDEDEDNDNDDDDDDDDDEDAPDVGDEDDEDDDEGEGGGDGQRGGDPDDDDDNDDDDDDEEQEEEEEDLGTEYLVRPVGNAEEEEASSDFEPKENGEEEDEGDEEVDDDDDDDGDKKGEAPSKRKRSDKDDSDDDDDDDDDDDGGKDDERPSKR